The genome window ATGCGCTGGTCGAGCGGCTGCGGGACTGCCGCACGGCGCTGCTGTCCGACGCGTCAAACCGTATGTTCGCGATGGACGCGCGCATCGCCGCGCGGGGTTCCGCCCGGCGGATCTGCGGACCCGCCGTGACGGTGCGCAGCGCCATTGCCGACAACATGGCGTTCCACCAGGCCATGCTGCTCGCCAAACCCGGCGACGTGATCGTCGCCGACCTCGGCGGAGACATGAACTACAGTGTCGCCGGCGCGCTGATGTATACCTGCGCCATGGCGCGCGGCATCGCGGGGTTTGTCATCGACGGCTGCGTCCGCTATATCCGTGAGCTCGAACAAAACAACTTCCCGGTGTTCGCGGCGGGGGTTACCCCACGCGGGCATTATCAATGCGGTCCCGGCGAGGTCAACGTGCCGGTGCAGTGCGGGGGTGTTGTCGTGCGACCGGGGGATATCATCGTCGGGGACGAGGACGGCGTGGTCGTTGTGCGGCCGGAGGACGCGGACAGCATCCTGACGGCCATGCAACGCGTCATCGACAATGAGGCCGAAATGACAGCGCTGATCAAGGCGGGCAAATGGGAAGACAGCCTCATCATCCGCCGGATGCGTAAAAACATGGATGAAATGAAATTCGAATTCATAGAATAGGGGAACGATATGGCCGTTATCAGAACCGTCCTCGGGGACATAGCCCCGTCGGAATTCGGGGTCTGCGATTTTCATGAGCACCTGATCCGCTCGAACGGGCCGGAGGTCGCGCTCAACAGCTGGTACCTGATGGACAGCATCGCCGCCGCCTGCACCGAACTGGACGATTTTATCGCCGCCGGGGGCAAGTCGATGGTCTGCATGGACCCTATCGGCTCGGGCCGGGACGTGCCCAAAATGATCGAGATAGCCAACCGCTACAAAAACAAGGCCCATCTCGTGATGGTGACCGGATTTCACAAGGGCAGCCTCTATGACAATCGCGGCCACTGGACAGTGCTCTGCCCCCGGGACAAGGTTGTCGCGATGATCGTCAAGGACGTCACCGAGGGCATGGACATATACAGTTACGCCGGCCCGATTGTTGAGCGGTCTTCCGCCAGGGCGGGCGTCATCAAGGCGGGCACCGGCATGCGGGAGATCACGCCCTTCGAGCAGAACACCCTGGCGATCGCCGCGCGGGCGCAAGCGGAATGCGGGGCCGCCATCTCGACCCATACCGACTACGGCACCATGGGCGTTGAAACCATCGAGATTCTCAGGCAGAACGGCGCGAATATTGAAAAGGTCGTGCTCTGCCATACCAACAAGGTCAACGACCGCTATTATTTTAAAAAGATGCTTGATATGGGAGCAAACCTGTGTTTTGAAGGTCCGGACCGCCCTGAATGGGCTCCCGACATTGAAGTTGCCGAGAACATCCGGTGGCTGGTCGAAAAGGGCTACGGCAAACAGATACTGCTTTCGATGGACGCCGGACGCTCGACCTTCCAAAAAGGCTATATGGCGGAAAAGGGCGTTGTGGCGCACGGCATATCATACATGCTGACCGACTTCGTCCCGCTTATGCAGGAGATCGGCATTGCGCAAAACGCCATCGACGACATCCTGATGCATAATCCCGCAAGGGTCCTTGCGATGTGATGACGGACTTGTTGTACAAAAAATACATGTCTTACGTGTTCACGGACACACGGAAATCAAGGAGAGACGGATGAGACAATATATGCAGGACAGGCTGATAGCCATTTTCGGCCTCGCCCTCGTCTGTGTAGGGTTTTGGCTGTGCACTTTTTATGAAACGGACAGCGCGCTGTTCCCTGAAATCTGCCTGTTCTGCATCGGCTTTTTGCTGACGCTGCTGGGGATTGAGAGCTACCTTACGGAGCACCGCCTCAAGGTATCGGGCAAGGAAAGCATGATGGCGATGCCCATGAACTGGGGGCCGTTCCTGGTTGTGGTCGCGGCTCTGGCCGCGTACGGGGTAGCCCTGGTGCTCCTGGGATTTTATTCGGCGAGCGTCATCTTCCTGCTCGCCGTGGGCTTCCTGTGGAAGGGGGTGAAAAAGCCGGTGATCGTCGCCTTCACCATCTGCTTCATGATCTTCCTGTACGTCTGTTTCACCATCCTTTTCAACGTCCCCCTGCCCAAGGGCCTTCTGTTCTGAGGTAACGTATGATTGAACATCTTCTTGCCGCCCTCCCCGCCGTTATTTTTTCCTGGCACTCCATTCTGGCCATGGTCCTCTCCACCGGGGCGGGCATCGTCATCGGCGCCCTGCCCGGCCTCTCCGCCACCATGGGCGTTGCGCTGCTCATCCCCTTCACCTTCGGCATGGACCCCCTGACCGCGCTGCTGGCCATGGCGGGCATGTACAACGGGGCCATTTACGGCGGGTCCATCGCCGCCATTCTGTTAAACATTCCGGGAACCCCGGCGGCCGTCTGCACGACCCTGGACGGCTACCCCATGGCCAAGCGGGGCGAAGGGGTCCTTGCGCTGCAAACCGCCGTTATCTGCTCCACCTTTGGCGGCGCGGTCAGCGCGCTCTCCCTGATGTTCGTCGCGCCCTATCTGGCCGCGCTGGCTCTGGGATTCGGCCCGGCGGAATATTTCTGGGTCGCGGTCCTGGGGCTTTCCACCATCGCGAGCTTTCTCTCCGGATCAACGATCAAGGGCCTTATCAGCGGCTTTATCGGCCTCCTGGTCAGCACCATCGGCACGGACGCCATTACCGGGGTGACCCGCTTTGACTTCGGCACCACCTATCTTCTTGACGGCGTGCCGCAGCTCGTCGCCCTTATCGGGCTGTTTTCCATCCCGGAAGTCTTTTCCATCCTTGAGCGCAGCGGCATAAACCAGCCCAAGGCCAATATCAACCTCGCCGCCGCCAAGGGCTGGGATTGGGTGAAGGATACCGCCGCCTCCTGGGGCATCTGGATCCGTTCCTCGGTCATCGGCGTCATCGTCGGCATGCTGCCGGGGGCGGGCGCCAACATAGCCGCCTTCATCAGCTACAACGACGCCCGCCAGCGCTCCAAGACGCCGGAGAAATTCGGCACCGGCATCATAGACGGGGTCAAGGCGGCGGAAACCGCCAATAACGCGGTGACAGCGAGCGCGCTGGCGCCCATGCTGACCTTCGGCGTGCCCGGCAACGCGGTTGCCGCCGTCATGATCGGCGGCCTCATGATCCACGGGCTGCAACCCGGGCCCAACCTGTTCGTCAACGAACCCACCATCGTCTACGGTCTCATGTGGGGCATGTTCCTGACCAACTTCATCATGCTTTTCTTCGGCGTTCTGGGTTCGCGCCTGTTCGCCAAATGCCTGCTCATCCCCCCCACGCTCATGGCCGCCGCCATCGCGGTCTTAAGCTGCGTGGGCACCTTCAGCATCAACAACACCATGGGGGACGTGTACGCCATGCTCGTCTGCGGCCTGGTCGGCGTCATTATGCTGCGCCTTCGCATCCCCGTGGCCCCGGCGGTTCTCGGCCTCATCCTCGGCGGCATGGCGGAGGATCAGCTGCGCCGGGCGCTCATGCTGTCCGACTCCGTCCTGGACATCTTCACCCGGCCCATTTCCGCCGTTCTCGTGCTCCTGACGCTTATCAGCCTTTCGGTGCCGGTCATCAAGGCCTACAGAAAACGCAGGGCCGGCATTGTGGAAGAAGCCACGGGCGGCGGAACCGACTTTTAAAACAAAGTTTTCATAACCCTAACAACTGTAACGGAGAACAACAATGAACGCATGCAGAAGAATTATCGTCTTGTCCGTCATGGCCGTCATGGTAATGCTCGGCACCGCGCCCAAAGCGGAAGCGGCCTGGCCCGCCGACCAGCCCATCACCATGATCGTGGCCTATTCGCCCGGCGGCGCCACCGACATCGCGGCCCGCCTTGCCGCCGTGTATATTGAAAAATACCTCGGCCAGTCCGTCGCGGTCATCAACCGTCCCGGCGCGGGCGGCGAAATCGGCTTCACCGCCCTTGCCGAAGCCAAACCCGACGGCTACACCATCGGCTTCATCAACACGCCCAACGTGCTGAGCATACCCATGCAGCGTCCGACGCGCTACTCCCTTGAATCCTTCATTCCCGTGGCCCAGCTCATGGACGACCCGGACGCGTTCCTCGTCATGAAGGACAGCCCCTTAAGCACCCTCAAGGATCTGGCCGAATACGCCAAGGCCAACCCCAACAAGGTGACCTACGGCACCTCCGGCATCGGTTCCGACGACCACATCGCGGCTGAAATGTTCGCCATGGCGGCCGGGGTCCAGATGAAACACGTGCCCTTTGACGGCGCTTCCTCCAACAGAACCGCCCTGCTCGGCAACCATATCATGCTCGGCGTGTTCAACATCAGCGAAGCCGCGGAATATGTCGCCGGCGGCCAGTTGAAAATTCTCGGCCAGATGGCTTCCGAACGCCAGGAACTGTTCCCCGACACCCCGACCTTCAAAGAACAGGGGTTCAACGTGCTCATGGCCTCCACCCGCGGCATCGCCATGCCCGCCGGAACGCCCGACGATATCGTCAAAAAATTCGCGGAAGCCTGCGAAAAAGCCATCAAGGATCCGGAATTTCAGAAAAAGTGCGCCGCGGCCAACCTGCCCCTGCGCTTCCTCAACCCCACGGATTACCTTGCCAGCCTGAAGAAGAACCAAAAAGACTTCCAGGCCCTGTGGGACGCCAACCCCTGGGCGCAGCAGAAGAAAAAATAGTCAGCTTTCCCGCCGGGCGTGGCGCTCCCACGCCCGGCGTCTTCCACAACCGGATAGTCACCACAACCATTTGCATACTATTTGAATGCTCCAAGGAGTTGCGTCTATGCTTACGCCCAAAAATATAGCGGTCATCGGCTTCGGCGAGGCCGGGACAATCATTGCCGAAGGCTGCATTACCGGCTCGAAACGGCAGCAAAACACCGTGACCTGCCACGCCTGGGATATCCGCATGCAGGATGCGGCAGCTAGGAAGCCCCTGGAAGAAAAGGCCGCCGGTCTTGGCGTCACCCTGCACGAAACCGCCGGAACGTGGCTTAAGGATGTGGACGTCGTCTTTTCTCTCGTGTTCGGCGGCGTGGCCAAAGACGTCGCGCTGGACCTCCTGCCGTTCATGAAGGAAGGCGCCGCCTACATAGACCTGACCACCTCGGTTCCCGGCGACATGCGCGCGGCGGCGGCCGCCTTTGCCGAGCGCAAGGTGGGCTTCATCGACGGCACGGCGCTCGGTTCCTTCCGCACCAACGGTGTAACCGTGCCCTTTGTTCTGAGCGGCACCAACGTCGAGTCATGTTCCGCCTGGATGAATTCGCTCGGCTTCGCCACCACGCCGGTTCCCGGCCCCGCGGGCAACGCCTCCTGCGTGAAGCTTCTGCGCAGCGTTCTCGCCAAGGGGCTTGAAGCGCTTGCCATCGAGTGCTTTACCGCGGCCGAATCCATGGGCCTGCGGGAAACCATGCAGTCCGCCTTCAACGATTTTGACCTGCGCCCGCTGGTAGCCGCGCTTGAAGATATGAGCGCGAGCCACATCCCGCACTGCAAACGCCGCCTGGACGAAATCGACCATGCCCTGCACATGCTCGACGGTGTGTCTTTAGACGGCACCATGACCCGGGCCTCGCGGGACTTTTACGCGCGCACCGTCGCATCCGGCGCGCAGCTCGTTCCCGGCAAGCAGGGTACCTGGGACGCCTGCCTGCCGGTCTTCCAAAAGGTGCTCCATAAACAATAGACGCACTGCCGCCCGGGATGATCCCTGTCCCGGGCGGCGCCGTCCGCGAATGCCGGTCTTCCGGGACGTGTTATTTTTCATCTTGACAGGGGGTACTTTTTTTGAGAATGCATATTGCATACAATATGCATTATAAAACACCCTGGCAGTTCGTATGACACACACAACAAACCTTGAGTCCGTCGTCAAAAAATCCATTGCGGAAACAGTCGCCGATATTATCCGTAACGGTATCCTCACGGGAAAAATCAAACCCGGGGAAAAACTCAAGGAACAGGAACTGTGCAAAGAGCTCAACGTCAGCCGGACCCCTCTGCGCGAGGCGTATCGCCTTCTCCAGTCGCAGAACCTCATCAACTACAGCCCGTATGTGGGCGTTACCGTCGTCAGCCTGACTCCCCGGTTCGTCGAGGAAATGTGGTTCATAAAATCGCTGCTGGTTCCGCAATCCGTTGCCCTGGCAGCGAAAAACGCTGCCCCAGAAAAGGTTGAGGCTCTTTTTGCCATCACGGAAGAGCTGGAAAGCCGCTGCGAGGATTCCCCGGAAATATTTTACTCGCTCGACAGCAAACTCCACCTCGCCATTGCCTGGTTTTCGGGCAACGAGGAATTGCACAAGCTCCTGACAAATATCTACGACAGCACCGTTCTCGCGCGGAGCCTCACGGTGGTGAACAGCCGCTCCATCAAAAATTCCTGTGACGAACACCGCATGATCCTTAATGCAATTGCCGCCAAGGACGGCCAGAGCGGCGTCGCGCGGACACTGGAACACTTGGAGCGCAGCCGCCGGGCAATACTGTCGAATATTTCCTGACCGCCGCCGCCGGCCCTGCGGATGCGGTATTTTTTTGCGCACTATTGCATGCAATATGCAATTCTATCGTGACTCTTATAAAGAGGACGCACATGAAACTGGCCAAAGAATTCGTCAATTATCTTGAAGAATGGCTGATTGCGGTAATCCTGGCATACCTTGCCATCATAACAGCCCTCCAGGTCTTCATGCGGCATGTTGTGGGGGATTCCCTTTCCTGGAGCGAGGAGACGCTCCGCTTTGCCTTCATTTGGATGATAATGCTCGGGTTCAGCGCCGGGGTCCGCCGGGACACGCACATCCGCGTGCTCCTCGTTTTTGACAGGCTCAGCGGCCGCGCGCGCTACGTGGTCCAGATGCTCGTGCATATTTTCTTCTTCATTACCGCGGCCATAATTTTTTACCTGAGCATGCTCAGCGTGGATTCGTTCGTCGAGTTTCCCCAGGTAAGCCCGGCAACGGGCATTTCGATGCAATATGTGTATCTCGCGGCGCCGGTCGGATTCGGCCTGACCATGATACGCCTCGCGCAACGGATGGTCATCGACACGCGGTCGTTCCGCCGCGACGGCCAACGCCCTGATGCAAAAGGATAAAGGAGTGTGACGCCATGGGTATTCTCTTTCTTGCCTTCTTTATTCTGTTGCTTCTTTCCGTGCCGATCGGCGTGGCCGTCATCCTCTCCTCGCTGATCGCCATCATGGCGACGGACGTGCTGAACATCAGCTTCATCGCCCGTACGATCGTCACAACCTACGACTCCTTCCCCCTGCTTGCCGTTCCCCTGTTCATGCTGGCCGGGGAAGTCATGGGCAAGGGCGGCATTTCCGTCAAGCTCTTCAACTTTGCCCACTATTTTCTGGGCCGGTACACGGGCGGCGTGCCCATGGCCGTGGTTTTCGCCTGCCTGCTTTTCGGCGCGCTGTCCGGCGCGGGCGCGGCGGATACCGCCGCCATCGGCAGCGTCATGATTCCCGCCATGGTGCGCATGGGGTACAGCATGGTCTTTTCCGCCACGTTGGTGGCGGCGGCGGGCGGGCTCGCCGTCATTATGCCGCCGAGTCTGCCGATGATTATGTACGGCGTTTCCTCAAACGCCTCCATCGGCGCGCT of uncultured delta proteobacterium contains these proteins:
- a CDS encoding Dimethylmenaquinone methyltransferase, giving the protein MSNPGMKIYCNPPRPDNALVERLRDCRTALLSDASNRMFAMDARIAARGSARRICGPAVTVRSAIADNMAFHQAMLLAKPGDVIVADLGGDMNYSVAGALMYTCAMARGIAGFVIDGCVRYIRELEQNNFPVFAAGVTPRGHYQCGPGEVNVPVQCGGVVVRPGDIIVGDEDGVVVVRPEDADSILTAMQRVIDNEAEMTALIKAGKWEDSLIIRRMRKNMDEMKFEFIE
- a CDS encoding conserved hypothetical protein (Evidence 4 : Homologs of previously reported genes of unknown function), with protein sequence MAVIRTVLGDIAPSEFGVCDFHEHLIRSNGPEVALNSWYLMDSIAAACTELDDFIAAGGKSMVCMDPIGSGRDVPKMIEIANRYKNKAHLVMVTGFHKGSLYDNRGHWTVLCPRDKVVAMIVKDVTEGMDIYSYAGPIVERSSARAGVIKAGTGMREITPFEQNTLAIAARAQAECGAAISTHTDYGTMGVETIEILRQNGANIEKVVLCHTNKVNDRYYFKKMLDMGANLCFEGPDRPEWAPDIEVAENIRWLVEKGYGKQILLSMDAGRSTFQKGYMAEKGVVAHGISYMLTDFVPLMQEIGIAQNAIDDILMHNPARVLAM
- a CDS encoding conserved membrane hypothetical protein (Evidence 4 : Homologs of previously reported genes of unknown function), giving the protein MRQYMQDRLIAIFGLALVCVGFWLCTFYETDSALFPEICLFCIGFLLTLLGIESYLTEHRLKVSGKESMMAMPMNWGPFLVVVAALAAYGVALVLLGFYSASVIFLLAVGFLWKGVKKPVIVAFTICFMIFLYVCFTILFNVPLPKGLLF
- a CDS encoding TRAP-T family transporter, fused small and large inner membrane subunits gives rise to the protein MIEHLLAALPAVIFSWHSILAMVLSTGAGIVIGALPGLSATMGVALLIPFTFGMDPLTALLAMAGMYNGAIYGGSIAAILLNIPGTPAAVCTTLDGYPMAKRGEGVLALQTAVICSTFGGAVSALSLMFVAPYLAALALGFGPAEYFWVAVLGLSTIASFLSGSTIKGLISGFIGLLVSTIGTDAITGVTRFDFGTTYLLDGVPQLVALIGLFSIPEVFSILERSGINQPKANINLAAAKGWDWVKDTAASWGIWIRSSVIGVIVGMLPGAGANIAAFISYNDARQRSKTPEKFGTGIIDGVKAAETANNAVTASALAPMLTFGVPGNAVAAVMIGGLMIHGLQPGPNLFVNEPTIVYGLMWGMFLTNFIMLFFGVLGSRLFAKCLLIPPTLMAAAIAVLSCVGTFSINNTMGDVYAMLVCGLVGVIMLRLRIPVAPAVLGLILGGMAEDQLRRALMLSDSVLDIFTRPISAVLVLLTLISLSVPVIKAYRKRRAGIVEEATGGGTDF
- a CDS encoding hypothetical protein (Evidence 5 : No homology to any previously reported sequences), translated to MVMGWSAGQAASALGAVPSITMTAMTDKTIILLHAFIVVLRYSC
- a CDS encoding conserved exported hypothetical protein (Evidence 4 : Homologs of previously reported genes of unknown function) — protein: MNACRRIIVLSVMAVMVMLGTAPKAEAAWPADQPITMIVAYSPGGATDIAARLAAVYIEKYLGQSVAVINRPGAGGEIGFTALAEAKPDGYTIGFINTPNVLSIPMQRPTRYSLESFIPVAQLMDDPDAFLVMKDSPLSTLKDLAEYAKANPNKVTYGTSGIGSDDHIAAEMFAMAAGVQMKHVPFDGASSNRTALLGNHIMLGVFNISEAAEYVAGGQLKILGQMASERQELFPDTPTFKEQGFNVLMASTRGIAMPAGTPDDIVKKFAEACEKAIKDPEFQKKCAAANLPLRFLNPTDYLASLKKNQKDFQALWDANPWAQQKKK
- a CDS encoding conserved hypothetical protein (Evidence 4 : Homologs of previously reported genes of unknown function) translates to MLTPKNIAVIGFGEAGTIIAEGCITGSKRQQNTVTCHAWDIRMQDAAARKPLEEKAAGLGVTLHETAGTWLKDVDVVFSLVFGGVAKDVALDLLPFMKEGAAYIDLTTSVPGDMRAAAAAFAERKVGFIDGTALGSFRTNGVTVPFVLSGTNVESCSAWMNSLGFATTPVPGPAGNASCVKLLRSVLAKGLEALAIECFTAAESMGLRETMQSAFNDFDLRPLVAALEDMSASHIPHCKRRLDEIDHALHMLDGVSLDGTMTRASRDFYARTVASGAQLVPGKQGTWDACLPVFQKVLHKQ
- a CDS encoding putative Transcriptional regulator, GntR family (Evidence 3 : Function proposed based on presence of conserved amino acid motif, structural feature or limited homology) — protein: MTHTTNLESVVKKSIAETVADIIRNGILTGKIKPGEKLKEQELCKELNVSRTPLREAYRLLQSQNLINYSPYVGVTVVSLTPRFVEEMWFIKSLLVPQSVALAAKNAAPEKVEALFAITEELESRCEDSPEIFYSLDSKLHLAIAWFSGNEELHKLLTNIYDSTVLARSLTVVNSRSIKNSCDEHRMILNAIAAKDGQSGVARTLEHLERSRRAILSNIS
- a CDS encoding putative C4-dicarboxylate transport system (Permease small protein) (Evidence 3 : Function proposed based on presence of conserved amino acid motif, structural feature or limited homology), whose translation is MKLAKEFVNYLEEWLIAVILAYLAIITALQVFMRHVVGDSLSWSEETLRFAFIWMIMLGFSAGVRRDTHIRVLLVFDRLSGRARYVVQMLVHIFFFITAAIIFYLSMLSVDSFVEFPQVSPATGISMQYVYLAAPVGFGLTMIRLAQRMVIDTRSFRRDGQRPDAKG